GGATGAGCTGGCGCGCGGGACGCTGCCGGAAGTGCCGCTGGGGAAGCTGTTGCTCGCCGCCGACGAGGCCCCGGTGTGCCGGTGCTCGTGCCCCGACCCGGCGCCGGCCTGCAAGCATGCGGTGGCGGTGGCGGCCGCGGCGGCGCGGGCCATCGACGCGGAACCGATGAACGCGCTGGAGCTGCGCGGCGTCGGCGTGCACGAGGCCAAGCACCGGCTGGCGGGGCTGATGGCGGAGGCGGCGGCGAAGTCGGCCGGGCGGGGCGCCGACGGCAAACCCCGCGGACCGGTGCGCCGGACGACGGGGCCGCGGACGGAGGATCCCGTTCTCGAGCTGGTTAGGGAGGACTTCTGGGGAGCGGACCTGCCGTCGATCGAGGTGCCGGCGCCGGCGCCGATGGTCGTGCTGCGCGACACCGATCCGACGCTGCTGCACGCGGCGCTGCGGTCGACGACGGTGCTGTCCGTGGAGACGCTGCGGGCGGTGTCCGATCTGGAGGACTGCTGGGATCATTTGACGTCGCCGCCGTCGTTCGACGACGGGGACTTCGCCGCGGGGGCCGGGCGGCCGCGCGGCGAAGACGACGATGGCGTCGTGGCGGCGTCCTTCGACGATGAGGAGTGAGAAATGAGGAATGATCAGCCCTTCGAACGGGGGTGCGACCCGGGGGTGTTTCGCCGGGCGGTGATCCGGGGGCTCTGATAAGACTCGGGACATGGATGAGCAGCGGGATTCGCGGGCTGGGGACGATTCGGCGGTGCGGTTCCTGCACACGTCGGACTGGCAGCTGGGCATGACGCGGTGGTTCCTCAAGGAGGGCGACGGCGAGGCCCAGGCCAGGTACTCGGCCGACCGTCTGGAGGCGGTGCGCGGGCTCGGCCGGCTGGCGCAGGAGCGCGGGGCGGAGTTCATCGTCGTCGCCGGCGACGTCTTCGAGTCGAACACGTTGCCCGACCGCGATTTCCAGCGGTCGCTCGACGTGATCCGCGAGCTGCCGGTGCCGGTGTACCTGCTGCCGGGCAACCACGACGCGCTGGATGCGACGTCGATCTACCATCGCCGGGTGTTCGGCGAGGTGGAGGAGAAGGGCGTCCACGTGCTGCGGGATTCCTCCCCGGTCGAGGTCCGGCCCGGCGTCGAGATCGTCGGCGCCCCGCTGACCACCCGCGCGCCGGACGTCGATGTGCTGGCCGAGGCGCTGGAGGAGCTCGAGCCGACCGGCGGCGTGCGCATCGCCGTCGCCCACGGCCAGGTCGCGGGCTTCGGCGCGGAAGTCGGGGCGACGCTGTCGCTGGATGCCGTGGCCGCGGCGGTGGAGAAGCGGGCGGTGCATTACGTCGCGGTCGGCGATTCGCATTCGACGCAGCGGCTCGACGGCGAGGGACGGGTGTGGTTCTCGGGATCGCCGGAGACCACCGATTACGACGACAAGGAGCGCGACTCGGGCAACGTGCTCGTCGTCGACGCGTGGCCGGATCGCGCCCCGCACGTGGAAACCGTGCGCGTGGGCCAATGGGATTTCCGGGCGATGGAACGCGATTTCGCCGACGCGGGCGACGCGCGGGCGTGGCTCGACGAGCTGCGGATGCTCAGCGACAAGTCGCGGACCTGCGTCAAGTACTCGCTGCGCGGGACGCTCAACCTCATCGCCGATGCGGAACTGAAGCGGGGGCTGCGAGAGATCGAGCCGTCGTTCGCCGCGCTGTACAGGCGGGGCAGCGGTTCGGAGGTCACCGTGGTGCCGGAGGACGGCGACATCGATTCGCTGGGCGTCAACGGTTTCCCGCTCGATGCCGCCGAGCGGCTGAAGGCGCGGACCGCTGATCTGACGCTGGCGGAAGACGACCGCCGCACCGCTGCGGATGCGCTGGCGCTGCTCGCGCGCCTGGCCGGGACCGGGAAGTAGGGGAGCACGCCATGAAACTGCACTCGATCGAGCTGAAGAACGTCCGCGGCATCGGCCATCTGGTCGTCGACGAGCTGCCGGACCGGGGCGTCATCGTCATCGCCGGCGACAACGAGATGGGCAAGTCGACCATCGCCGAGGCGATCCACGTCGCGTTGACCTGGCCGGCGAAGGCCGAGCGCAAGGAGACGAAGGCGCTGCGGCCCAACAACCGCGATGCATACCCGGACATCACGCTGGACATGACGCTCGGCGGGACGCGCTTCACCCTGCGCAAGGTGTTCGCCGGGCAGCGCGCCGCCACCGTCACCGAAGTGACCGTGACCGAGCCGGAGCGCAGGCAGCTGACCGGCGAAGCGGCCCAGCAGTGGCTCGACGAACTGACGCGCGGGGAAGGAACCCGCGACCTGTGGAACGCATTCGTGGCGCGCCAGGGCGGGGAGCAGAAGGCGCTGCAGATGGGCGCGTACGCGCAGGTGACGGCCGCGTTGCAGGAGGCTTCCGGCGGTACGGCGGAAACGGAGGATCAGAAGTCGATCGTCGAAGCGGCGCTGGCGGAGCGGGCGCTGTACTACACCGCGCAGGGGCGCGAGAAGGCATCGCTGAAGGAGGCCCGGGAGGCCGTCGAGGCCGCGGACGGGCGGTGGGCGGCGGCGTCGGAGCGGGTGGCGCAGGTCCGCGACCTCGTGGACGAGGCGAAGAAGAACGATCGCCGCCGGGCCACGCTGGAATCTTCTCTGCCGGAGGCCGAGGCGGAGGTGGCCAAGTGGCGCAAGACGGTGGAGGAGCTCGCCGAGTTCCGCCACGCGAAGTCGCG
This genomic stretch from Corynebacterium hansenii harbors:
- a CDS encoding metallophosphoesterase family protein gives rise to the protein MDEQRDSRAGDDSAVRFLHTSDWQLGMTRWFLKEGDGEAQARYSADRLEAVRGLGRLAQERGAEFIVVAGDVFESNTLPDRDFQRSLDVIRELPVPVYLLPGNHDALDATSIYHRRVFGEVEEKGVHVLRDSSPVEVRPGVEIVGAPLTTRAPDVDVLAEALEELEPTGGVRIAVAHGQVAGFGAEVGATLSLDAVAAAVEKRAVHYVAVGDSHSTQRLDGEGRVWFSGSPETTDYDDKERDSGNVLVVDAWPDRAPHVETVRVGQWDFRAMERDFADAGDARAWLDELRMLSDKSRTCVKYSLRGTLNLIADAELKRGLREIEPSFAALYRRGSGSEVTVVPEDGDIDSLGVNGFPLDAAERLKARTADLTLAEDDRRTAADALALLARLAGTGK